A stretch of the Papaver somniferum cultivar HN1 chromosome 6, ASM357369v1, whole genome shotgun sequence genome encodes the following:
- the LOC113287053 gene encoding ras-related protein Rab7-like isoform X1 produces MSLVRRRTLLKVIVLGDSGVGKTSLMNQYVHKKFSQQYKATIGADFVTKEVQLDDRIVTLQIWDTAGQERFQSLGVAFYRGADCCVLVYDVNVQKSFDNLNNWREEFLKQASPANPDKFPFILLGNKVDIDGGNSRVVSEKKAKEWSSSRGDIPYFETSAKEDQNVDVAFQCVAKTSLANDQLQDIYFNPIPDEVPIERNGGGGCAC; encoded by the exons ATGTCTCTAGTGAGGAGAAGAACTTTGCTGAAGGTTATTGTTCTTGGAGATAGTGG GGTGGGAAAGACATCATTGATGAATCA ATATGTTCATAAGAAATTTAGTCAACAATACAAAGCAACGATAGGTGCTGATTTTGTAACCAAAGAAGTGCAGCTTGATGACAGGATTGTAACACTTCAG ATTTGGGACACGGCTGGACAAGAGAGATTTCAAAGTCTTGGTGTTGCGTTTTATAGAGGGGCAGATTGTTGTGTTCTAGTTTACGATGTTAATGTACAGAAATCATTTGATAATCTTAACAATTGGCGCGAGGAGTTTCTTAAGCAG GCAAGCCCGGCCAATCCTGACAAATTCCCATTCATTTTACTTGGGAACAAGGTCGATATAGATGGAGGAAACAGCCGAGTG GTTTCTGAAAAGAAGGCTAAGGAGTGGAGCTCATCCAGAGGTGACATTCCCTACTTCGAGACCTCAGCTAAAGAGGATCAGAACGTGGATGTTGCATTTCAATGTGTTGCAAAGACTTCACTTGCCAATGACCAACTGCAGGATAT ATACTTCAATCCCATCCCAGATGAAGTCCCAATCGAGCGAAATGGAGGTGGAGGCTGCGCTTGTTAG
- the LOC113287053 gene encoding ras-related protein Rab7-like isoform X2: MLMLIGYVHKKFSQQYKATIGADFVTKEVQLDDRIVTLQIWDTAGQERFQSLGVAFYRGADCCVLVYDVNVQKSFDNLNNWREEFLKQASPANPDKFPFILLGNKVDIDGGNSRVVSEKKAKEWSSSRGDIPYFETSAKEDQNVDVAFQCVAKTSLANDQLQDIYFNPIPDEVPIERNGGGGCAC, encoded by the exons ATGCTGATGCTTATAGG ATATGTTCATAAGAAATTTAGTCAACAATACAAAGCAACGATAGGTGCTGATTTTGTAACCAAAGAAGTGCAGCTTGATGACAGGATTGTAACACTTCAG ATTTGGGACACGGCTGGACAAGAGAGATTTCAAAGTCTTGGTGTTGCGTTTTATAGAGGGGCAGATTGTTGTGTTCTAGTTTACGATGTTAATGTACAGAAATCATTTGATAATCTTAACAATTGGCGCGAGGAGTTTCTTAAGCAG GCAAGCCCGGCCAATCCTGACAAATTCCCATTCATTTTACTTGGGAACAAGGTCGATATAGATGGAGGAAACAGCCGAGTG GTTTCTGAAAAGAAGGCTAAGGAGTGGAGCTCATCCAGAGGTGACATTCCCTACTTCGAGACCTCAGCTAAAGAGGATCAGAACGTGGATGTTGCATTTCAATGTGTTGCAAAGACTTCACTTGCCAATGACCAACTGCAGGATAT ATACTTCAATCCCATCCCAGATGAAGTCCCAATCGAGCGAAATGGAGGTGGAGGCTGCGCTTGTTAG